In Thamnophis elegans isolate rThaEle1 chromosome 4, rThaEle1.pri, whole genome shotgun sequence, the following proteins share a genomic window:
- the LOC116507529 gene encoding neuronal PAS domain-containing protein 4-like, producing the protein MSILCENCNKPVRRREGKVSAPIYVPRKKICTPRPFRSTKGASKARRDQINVELQTLRSLLPISEQEKEQLSYLHTMALVCFHIRETQLFNSGSHQMTSEEPPFAAAAAAVDPKLVHSLSGFILALTAKGKLAYVSENVLYFLGFSVVELLAQGNSIFDLLNSTASRIMQEKLFFAHQHPGTEIEFIIEMRTSRAFRIKYGRNRPIVIRGRFLPLDTQLTSTSPALTFVAFCAPILHGVEEGDNMSQNSTFESQHTLDMKIAEMTDNVIYHLGYKKEELIGQSWYCLLHPEDTERGAKMHKNLRQSTGKHKQNVIIRLRCKDLSWVWVQVTALRENGKGKLITCTNHILRDKEALYIQNQDSTRRGVSPTFSKQSYCSGNTLQPLKPYEVNFFHQEPGLAREGALEYSSSQLLETSDVKMLPAPLQSPFPISMTDPSMKTEAVNVELSQEARFPFLSAEGQKCLSCPEREDRLISCNPGGLPSPEYTFSSDSSFSVDSSSFAERPSIGLFPAMNVSPDSDRWAISMLADQIHSLAEVFSQYTKQRSQESLGVHWSGQPAEAAPLAARQDLGANRATDFSKEISVDEETITNILNNFSEHDFQNQTSFEQRPTGHFHLADTQLQLSMYQTLVPETTPLSFSVSSEFDLPDSQWDGKFYNIYQQGKAPLLPQ; encoded by the exons GTCAACAAAAGGTGCCTCCAAGGCTCGTCGGGATCAGATCAATGTGGAGCTGCAGACTCTTCGGTCTCTTCTGCCCATCTCAGAACAAGAGAAGGAACAACTTTCATACCTTCACACCATGGCTCTGGTCTGCTTCCATATACGAGAGACTCAACTTTTTAATTCTG GTTCACATCAAATGACATCCGAAGAACCaccttttgctgctgctgctgctgctgtagaTCCAAAACTGGTGCATTCACTTTCGGGGTTCATTCTCGCTCTCACTGCAAAGGGCAAATTGGCCTATGTCTCTGAGAATGTACTATATTTCCTTGGGTTTTCTGTG gTAGAACTCCTAGCACAAGGCAACTCCATCTTTGACCTCTTGAACAGCACAGCAAGCCGGATCATGCAAGAAAAACTCTTCTTTGCCCATCAGCATCCAGGCACTG AAATTGAATTCATCATTGAAATGCGTACCTCAAGAGCCTTTCGGATTAAGTATGGAAGGAACCGCCCAATAGTCATAAGAGGCAGATTCCTCCCACTTGACACACAGTTGACGTCCACCTCTCCTGCTCTGACTTTTGTTGCTTTCTGTGCCCCCATCCTTCATGGGGTTGAAGAAGGAGACAACATGTCCCAGAACTCCACCTTCGAGAGCCAGCATACATTAGACATGAAGATTGCTGAAATGACTGATAA TGTTATTTATCACCTTGGTTATAAGAAAGAAGAATTAATTGGTCAGTCTTGGTATTGTCTCCTGCATCCTGAAGATACTGAAAGAGGGGcaaagatgcacaaaaacttga GGCAGAGCACTGGGAAACACAAACAGAATGTAATCATACGTTTACGCTGCAAGGACCTGAGCTGGGTCTGGGTGCAAGTCACTGCACTGAGGGAGAATGGAAAAGGAAAGCTGATCACTTGCACAAACCACATCCTCAG GGACAAAGAAGCTCTCTACATCCAGAACCAAGACTCCACACGCAGAGGTGTTTCTCCAACTTTCTCCAAACAAAGCTATTGTTCTGGAAACACACTGCAGCCATTGAAGCCATATGAAGTCAACTTTTTCCATCAAGAGCCAGGTCTAGCCAGGGAAGGGGCACTTGAATATTCTTCTTCTCAACTTCTAGAGACTTCTGATGTAAAAATGCTTCCTGCTCCTCTTCAATCTCCATTTCCAATCAGTATGACTGACCCTAGCATGAAGACTGAAGCCGTCAATGTGGAGCTGTCTCAAGAAGCCCGATTTCCCTTTCTTTCTGCTGAAGGGCAGAAGTGTCTCTCATGCCCAGAAAGAGAAGATAGGTTGATCTCTTGTAACCCTGGTGGTCTCCCCTCACCAGAATACACATTTTCCTCTGACAGCAGCTTTTCTGTAGACTCTTCTTCATTTGCAGAAAGGCCATCTATAGGATTGTTCCCAGCAATGAATGTGAGCCCTGATTCAGACAGATGGGCTATCAGTATGCTAGCTGATCAAATCCATTCCCTGGCTGAAGTCTTCTCTCAGTACACCAAACAAAGGTCTCAGGAGTCTCTTGGCGTTCACTGGTCTGGACAACCTGCTGAGGCTGCCCCTCTAGCGGCAAGACAGGACTTGGGGGCTAACAGAGCCACTGACTTTTCAAAAGAAATATCAGTGGATGAAGAAACCATCACCAATATTTTAAACAACTTCTCAGAGCATGATTTCCAGAACCAAACCAGTTTTGAACAGAGACCAACAGGCCATTTTCACTTAGCAGATACCCAGTTGCAACTTTCTATGTACCAGACTCTTGTACCAGAAACAACTCCTTTGTCTTTCTCTGTATCATCTGAGTTCGATCTGCCTGATTCCCAGTGGGATGGAAAATTCTATAACATATATCAGCAAGGTAAGGCTCCCCTGTTACCACAGTAG